In the Staphylococcus condimenti genome, one interval contains:
- a CDS encoding DUF1128 family protein: MASNNKKMIEEIREQLNVVNVQLIDPDKFEDADEEKVKEIHSFVTSKDNFSPSEVTAIASELGELRQS; this comes from the coding sequence ATGGCGTCAAATAATAAAAAAATGATTGAAGAAATACGTGAACAATTGAATGTTGTAAACGTACAACTAATTGATCCTGATAAATTTGAGGATGCTGATGAAGAAAAAGTGAAAGAAATTCATTCTTTTGTTACATCAAAAGATAATTTTTCTCCAAGTGAGGTAACAGCAATAGCTTCTGAACTCGGTGAATTACGCCAATCATAA
- a CDS encoding Mur ligase family protein, with protein MRQWTAINLAKLARKASRAVGKRGTDLPGQVARRIDKDILRNLAEKVDDVVFISGTNGKTTTSNLIGHTLKANNIDIIHNNEGANMAAGITSAFIVQSNPNTKIAVIEIDEGSIPRVLKEMTPTMMVFTNFFRDQMDRFGEIDIMVNNIAEAISHKGIKLILNADDPFVSRLKIASESNVYYGMKAHAHEFEQSTMNESKYCPNCGRLLAYDYIHYNQIGHYHCVCGFKREKPKYEVSKFTISPFIHLTIGDTTFDMKIAGDFNAYNAIAAYSVLRELGLNDASIKNGFETYTSDNGRMQYFKSGNKEAMINLAKNPAGMNASLSMGEQLEGKKVYVISLNDNPADGRDISWIYDADFEKLSNQDIETIIVTGSRAEELQLRLKLAEVNVAVVVEKDIYKATARTMDYSGKTVAIPNYTSLEPMLEQLNRSFEMRENQ; from the coding sequence ATGAGACAATGGACGGCGATTAACTTGGCGAAACTTGCACGCAAAGCAAGCCGAGCTGTCGGCAAACGTGGTACGGATTTGCCAGGTCAAGTTGCAAGAAGAATTGATAAAGATATTTTAAGAAACTTAGCTGAAAAAGTAGATGATGTTGTATTTATCAGTGGTACAAATGGTAAAACAACTACATCGAATTTAATTGGCCACACTTTAAAAGCTAATAACATAGATATTATTCATAATAACGAAGGCGCAAATATGGCTGCAGGTATCACATCTGCATTTATTGTGCAATCCAATCCAAATACTAAAATAGCGGTTATTGAAATTGATGAAGGATCAATCCCACGTGTATTAAAAGAAATGACACCTACAATGATGGTGTTCACAAACTTTTTCCGTGATCAAATGGATCGATTCGGTGAAATTGATATTATGGTGAACAATATTGCTGAAGCTATTAGTCATAAAGGTATCAAGTTGATATTAAATGCTGATGATCCTTTCGTAAGCAGATTGAAAATTGCGAGTGAATCAAACGTATACTACGGTATGAAAGCTCATGCTCACGAATTCGAACAAAGTACAATGAACGAAAGTAAATACTGTCCAAATTGCGGACGACTGCTTGCTTATGATTACATACATTATAATCAAATCGGTCATTATCACTGTGTGTGCGGCTTCAAACGTGAAAAACCAAAATACGAAGTTTCGAAATTTACAATTTCACCATTTATTCATTTAACAATCGGAGATACAACATTTGATATGAAAATAGCTGGTGATTTCAATGCATATAATGCAATTGCGGCTTACAGTGTATTAAGAGAACTTGGCTTAAATGATGCATCGATTAAAAATGGTTTTGAAACGTATACTTCAGACAATGGACGTATGCAGTACTTTAAATCCGGCAACAAAGAAGCGATGATTAATTTAGCAAAAAATCCTGCTGGGATGAATGCCAGTTTATCAATGGGTGAACAATTAGAAGGTAAGAAAGTTTATGTCATCAGCTTAAATGATAATCCTGCAGATGGTCGTGATATTTCTTGGATTTACGATGCCGACTTTGAAAAATTAAGCAATCAAGATATTGAAACAATTATTGTGACAGGTTCTCGTGCAGAAGAATTGCAGTTGCGATTAAAATTAGCTGAAGTTAATGTAGCGGTTGTTGTTGAAAAAGATATTTATAAAGCAACAGCACGCACAATGGATTATTCAGGCAAAACAGTCGCAATTCCAAACTATACATCACTTGAGCCGATGCTTGAACAATTGAACCGTTCATTTGAAATGAGGGAAAATCAATGA
- a CDS encoding FUSC family protein, with protein sequence MTHDKWYNKIIGARTIKTGLATFLTAFFCMSLHLNPIYATLSAIVTIEPTAKASLKKGYKRLPATVIGALLAVLFTYIFSDKSALAYAFSATCTIFICAKLKLHDGITVATLTAMAMIPGIGDAYLFNFFSRLLTAVIGLVTAGLVNLVILPPKYYHQVETSALQTEKDMYQLYSERLHELVIGKFHSTQSNKKLEKLLTKSMHVETLIRYQKDELSYHKHEDDWVLLKALTNRAHIDRLFITHLSNIIYLPKDTFVVFTSKERAAILKIAKSISEIIATGYFEREEAEARLLKTSVTHLDEFDKEQLKSHLIYEILLTYRILDNRYA encoded by the coding sequence ATGACACACGATAAATGGTATAACAAAATCATCGGAGCAAGAACAATTAAAACAGGACTAGCGACTTTTTTAACTGCTTTCTTTTGTATGTCGCTTCATTTAAATCCTATTTACGCAACACTTTCAGCAATTGTAACAATTGAACCTACAGCCAAAGCTTCTTTAAAAAAAGGCTACAAAAGACTGCCAGCAACCGTTATTGGTGCATTGCTTGCAGTACTCTTCACATATATCTTCAGCGACAAATCCGCTTTAGCCTATGCATTCAGTGCAACTTGTACAATTTTTATATGCGCAAAATTAAAATTGCATGATGGAATTACTGTTGCGACTTTAACAGCAATGGCAATGATACCAGGGATTGGTGATGCTTATTTATTTAATTTCTTCTCTCGATTACTCACTGCAGTCATCGGTCTTGTCACTGCAGGATTGGTCAACTTAGTTATTTTACCGCCTAAGTATTATCATCAAGTCGAAACATCTGCCTTACAAACAGAAAAAGATATGTATCAATTATATAGCGAAAGATTACATGAACTTGTAATCGGTAAATTTCATTCTACACAAAGTAATAAAAAGCTCGAAAAATTACTGACTAAAAGTATGCATGTTGAAACTTTAATTCGGTATCAAAAAGATGAGTTGTCTTATCACAAGCATGAAGATGATTGGGTACTGTTAAAAGCATTAACAAATCGCGCTCATATCGATCGTTTATTTATTACGCATTTATCTAATATTATCTATTTGCCTAAAGATACTTTTGTTGTTTTTACTTCAAAAGAACGTGCAGCTATATTGAAAATTGCTAAAAGTATTTCTGAAATTATTGCAACAGGTTATTTTGAACGTGAAGAAGCAGAAGCAAGGCTATTAAAAACATCTGTCACACATTTGGATGAATTTGATAAAGAGCAATTAAAAAGCCATTTAATTTATGAAATTCTATTAACCTATCGTATCTTAGATAACCGTTATGCATAA
- the liaF gene encoding cell wall-active antibiotics response protein LiaF: MTNKYISTEMLIVFTALMIIANFYYIFFEKIGFLLVLLLGIILIYVGYLYFHKVRGLLAFWIGVLLVAFTLFSNKYTIIILFLFMLLLIIRYIIFKFKPLKIIASDKEVTSPEFIKQKWFGNQKTPVYVYKWEDMQIQHGIGDIHIDLTKAANIKENNTIVVRHFIGKILIIVPTNYNVNLHFAAFYGNASINQETIKVENNHIQMKEETKAENYNINIYASTFIGDVEVVYR, from the coding sequence ATGACAAATAAATATATCTCAACTGAGATGTTGATTGTTTTCACTGCATTAATGATCATAGCCAATTTTTACTACATCTTTTTTGAAAAAATTGGCTTTTTGCTCGTATTATTATTAGGGATTATCTTAATTTATGTCGGCTACCTTTATTTTCATAAAGTTAGAGGATTATTAGCCTTTTGGATAGGTGTATTACTTGTTGCGTTTACCTTATTCTCAAATAAATATACGATTATTATTTTATTCTTATTCATGTTGTTATTGATTATTCGTTACATCATCTTTAAATTTAAACCTTTGAAAATTATAGCGTCTGACAAAGAAGTCACATCTCCTGAGTTTATTAAGCAAAAGTGGTTTGGAAATCAAAAAACACCTGTCTATGTTTATAAATGGGAAGACATGCAAATTCAGCATGGCATTGGTGACATTCACATTGATTTGACGAAAGCAGCTAATATTAAAGAAAACAACACAATTGTAGTGCGTCATTTCATTGGTAAGATTTTAATCATTGTACCGACAAATTACAATGTAAATCTGCATTTCGCTGCTTTTTACGGTAATGCATCTATTAATCAAGAAACAATCAAAGTTGAAAATAACCATATTCAGATGAAAGAAGAAACAAAAGCTGAGAATTATAATATTAATATTTATGCTTCTACATTTATTGGAGATGTAGAGGTGGTTTATCGATGA
- a CDS encoding 3'-5' exonuclease — MNDKNAFVALDFETANGKRTSICSVGMVKVVDNEIVETFYTLVNPNDYFSQQNINVHGIQPEDVATAPDFNFVLPYMLQFIENLPVVAHNAAFDMTVLHASIQALGLDTPEMTYFCSLQLARRTVNANRYGLNHMMEYYHLDFHGHHDALNDAKACAMITFRLLKNYDSLNDMLAVYGKNLIDKG, encoded by the coding sequence ATGAATGACAAAAATGCATTTGTCGCTTTAGACTTTGAAACTGCAAATGGTAAACGTACAAGTATTTGTTCTGTAGGTATGGTAAAAGTGGTCGATAATGAAATCGTTGAAACGTTTTATACCCTTGTAAATCCTAATGATTATTTTTCACAACAAAATATCAATGTACATGGTATTCAACCTGAAGATGTAGCAACTGCTCCAGATTTTAATTTTGTGCTGCCGTATATGCTTCAATTTATTGAAAACTTGCCTGTTGTTGCACATAATGCCGCATTTGATATGACCGTTTTGCATGCTAGTATTCAAGCACTTGGTTTAGACACACCAGAAATGACTTACTTTTGTTCACTACAACTAGCAAGACGTACAGTGAATGCTAATCGCTATGGCTTGAATCATATGATGGAATACTATCATCTAGATTTCCATGGTCATCACGACGCGTTAAATGATGCTAAAGCTTGTGCCATGATAACATTTCGTTTACTAAAAAATTATGATAGTTTAAATGATATGCTCGCTGTTTATGGTAAAAATTTAATAGATAAAGGATAA
- a CDS encoding type 1 glutamine amidotransferase, protein MNELTVYHFMPDKLNLYSDIGNIIALKQRAKWRNIKLNVVEVNETEGVTLENCDIFFIGGGSDREQALATEELSKIKSQLKTAIEDGMPGLTICGGYQFLGTKYITPDGTELEGLGILDFYTESKKERLTGDIVIESDTFGTIVGFENHGGRTYHDFGTFGKVKYGFGNNEEDQREGIHYKNLLGTYLHGPVLPKNHEITDYLLKKACERKGIPFEPEALDNTEEEAAKQAIVERLEKQHK, encoded by the coding sequence ATGAATGAATTAACAGTCTATCATTTTATGCCAGATAAATTGAATCTATATAGTGATATTGGTAATATTATTGCTTTAAAACAACGTGCAAAATGGCGCAATATCAAACTGAATGTTGTCGAAGTGAATGAAACAGAAGGTGTAACGTTAGAGAATTGCGATATCTTCTTCATCGGCGGCGGCAGTGACCGTGAACAAGCATTAGCTACAGAAGAACTAAGCAAAATTAAAAGCCAATTGAAAACTGCGATTGAAGACGGTATGCCCGGCCTTACAATTTGCGGGGGTTATCAATTCTTAGGTACAAAATATATCACTCCTGATGGAACTGAACTTGAAGGGCTAGGTATTTTAGACTTTTATACGGAGTCTAAAAAAGAGCGTTTAACAGGTGACATTGTTATTGAAAGTGATACCTTTGGGACAATTGTTGGATTTGAAAACCACGGTGGCAGAACTTATCATGATTTCGGCACTTTCGGCAAAGTGAAATATGGTTTTGGAAATAATGAAGAAGATCAAAGAGAAGGTATTCATTATAAAAATTTATTAGGTACTTATCTTCATGGACCTGTATTGCCGAAAAACCATGAAATCACAGACTACTTACTGAAAAAAGCGTGTGAAAGAAAAGGTATTCCTTTTGAACCAGAAGCTTTAGATAATACAGAAGAAGAAGCGGCTAAACAAGCAATTGTTGAGCGTTTAGAAAAACAACATAAATAA
- a CDS encoding low molecular weight protein-tyrosine-phosphatase — MVTVAFVCLGNICRSPMAEAIMKQRLKDRNISGIEVTSRGTGKWNLGEPPHEGTQKILREHNIPFNGMISELFELSDDFDYIIAMDQSNVDNIKQINPHLKGQLYKLLDFSDMDEQDVPDPYYTNNFEGVFDMIQSSCDNLIDYILKDSNLKEG, encoded by the coding sequence ATGGTAACAGTTGCATTTGTCTGCTTAGGCAATATTTGCCGTTCTCCTATGGCTGAAGCCATTATGAAACAGCGATTAAAAGATAGAAATATCAGTGGTATTGAAGTAACATCACGTGGAACGGGTAAATGGAATCTGGGTGAACCACCTCATGAAGGCACTCAAAAAATTCTTCGTGAGCATAACATTCCATTTAACGGTATGATTAGTGAGTTATTCGAGCTATCTGATGACTTTGATTACATTATTGCAATGGATCAAAGTAATGTGGATAATATTAAACAGATAAATCCGCATTTGAAAGGTCAATTATATAAATTGCTGGATTTCAGTGATATGGATGAACAAGATGTACCTGATCCTTATTACACTAATAACTTTGAGGGTGTCTTCGATATGATACAATCATCTTGTGATAATCTAATCGATTATATTCTTAAAGATTCAAATTTAAAAGAGGGGTAG
- a CDS encoding aminopeptidase: MTQLEEKLKQYAQLIVDVGMNVQEGQPVFIRSSVDALELTHDIVEAAYERGASDVRVKYADDTLTKLKFKYEDAEFFAEKSLKSYDVDERMDYVERGAANLALISSDPDLLSGVDSDKKAAFSNAYSKGFKGYMEASQNNDFPWCVVVYPNKPWAQRVYPELSEDEAYEKFIDELLDIVRVDGNNPVENWNKHVENLSKHAKYLQDKHYSALHYISEGTDLTIGLPENHLWQDATSFTNDGQEFIANIPTEEVFTAPDRNRVNGHVTNKLPLSYSGSLIDGFTLTFKDGKVVDFTAEKGEDVLRNLLETDEGSKYLGEVALVPDDSPISNRNRVFYNTLLDENASCHIALGAGYPFTIKDGTSMSREELSSEGLNDAFIHEDFMIGSSDLTIYGITKDGKEEIIFKDGNWAY; encoded by the coding sequence ATGACACAATTAGAAGAAAAATTAAAACAGTATGCACAATTAATCGTAGATGTTGGGATGAATGTACAAGAAGGACAACCCGTTTTTATACGTTCATCTGTAGATGCATTAGAACTTACGCATGATATTGTAGAAGCAGCGTATGAACGTGGAGCTTCTGATGTACGTGTTAAGTATGCTGATGATACACTAACGAAATTAAAGTTCAAATATGAAGATGCTGAATTTTTTGCAGAAAAAAGCTTAAAATCATATGACGTTGATGAGCGAATGGATTATGTTGAACGCGGTGCTGCAAATTTAGCGTTAATTAGTAGCGACCCAGATTTATTAAGTGGTGTCGATAGTGATAAAAAAGCAGCATTCAGTAATGCATACTCTAAAGGTTTTAAAGGCTATATGGAAGCAAGTCAAAATAATGATTTCCCTTGGTGTGTTGTTGTATATCCAAATAAACCATGGGCACAACGTGTATATCCGGAATTAAGTGAAGATGAAGCGTATGAAAAGTTCATTGATGAATTATTGGATATTGTCCGCGTAGATGGCAATAACCCAGTTGAAAATTGGAATAAGCATGTTGAGAACTTAAGTAAGCATGCAAAATATTTACAAGACAAACATTATTCAGCATTACATTATATTTCTGAAGGAACAGATTTAACGATTGGTCTTCCTGAAAATCATTTATGGCAAGATGCTACTAGCTTTACGAATGATGGACAAGAATTCATCGCAAACATTCCAACTGAAGAAGTGTTTACAGCTCCAGACAGAAACCGTGTGAATGGTCATGTAACAAACAAACTTCCTTTAAGTTATAGCGGAAGTTTAATCGATGGTTTCACATTAACTTTTAAAGATGGAAAAGTTGTTGATTTTACTGCTGAAAAAGGGGAAGATGTATTACGCAACTTGCTAGAAACAGATGAAGGTTCAAAATATTTAGGTGAAGTTGCTTTAGTACCAGATGATTCACCAATTTCAAATCGAAATCGAGTTTTCTATAATACATTGTTAGATGAAAATGCTTCTTGTCATATTGCTTTAGGTGCAGGTTATCCATTTACAATAAAAGATGGGACATCTATGTCTAGAGAAGAGTTAAGTTCTGAAGGATTAAACGATGCATTTATTCACGAAGACTTTATGATCGGAAGCTCAGACTTAACTATTTATGGAATAACAAAAGATGGCAAAGAAGAAATTATATTTAAAGATGGAAATTGGGCATATTAA
- a CDS encoding beta-class carbonic anhydrase, which translates to MTLLESILAYNKDFVGNKEYVNYSTSKKPDKKAVLFTCMDTRLQDLGTKALGFNNGDLKVVKNAGAIITHPYGSTIKSLLVGIYALGAEEIIIMAHKDCGMGCLDVSTVKDAMKERGVTEETFEIIEHSGVDVDSFLQGFKDAEENVRRNIDMLYNHPLFDKSVPIHGLVIDPHTGELDLIQDGYELAAQNK; encoded by the coding sequence ATGACGTTATTAGAAAGCATTTTAGCTTATAATAAAGATTTTGTCGGCAACAAAGAATATGTAAATTATTCCACAAGTAAAAAACCAGATAAAAAAGCAGTGTTATTTACTTGTATGGATACACGCTTACAAGATTTAGGTACAAAGGCACTCGGTTTTAATAACGGCGACTTAAAAGTTGTTAAAAATGCAGGTGCAATTATCACGCATCCTTATGGTTCAACGATAAAAAGTTTACTTGTTGGTATTTATGCATTAGGTGCTGAAGAAATTATTATTATGGCACATAAAGATTGCGGAATGGGTTGTCTTGATGTCAGCACTGTTAAAGATGCAATGAAAGAACGCGGTGTAACAGAAGAAACATTTGAAATCATCGAACATTCTGGTGTAGACGTGGACAGCTTTTTACAAGGGTTCAAAGATGCTGAGGAAAATGTTCGTAGAAATATCGATATGTTATACAATCACCCGTTATTTGATAAATCTGTACCTATTCACGGATTAGTAATTGACCCTCATACAGGGGAATTAGACTTAATTCAAGACGGCTATGAATTAGCTGCTCAAAATAAATAA
- a CDS encoding YihY/virulence factor BrkB family protein: MSKKKDHNKESNSGLLSKVKEKSAEVTHQRDNNYVPPQEFQSKKPKKPNQTFFVAKNNKPAKYTKDSNLLSYLIYRIGKDDASGLAAQLSYYFMLSLFPMLLFLMSLLPLFKIDRDKIVNMIANNAPASTADLLTGIIGDIMKNASGSILSVGLILALWSASNGMTALMNAFNVAYDVEDGRNPIVLKLISVLFTVIMGAVFIAAMIFPVFGQQIGHLLFGPLGLDSQIKWIFNILSYALPFVVIFLLFVTLYTLAPNIKIKMKSVIPGALFASIVWILGTAAFGLYVSNFANYSKTYGSIGGIIVLMLWLYITGFIIIVGAEINAIINQRRTLKHADSLEEREFNMSELQNPHDDRS; encoded by the coding sequence ATGTCTAAGAAAAAAGATCATAACAAAGAAAGCAACTCTGGTTTATTAAGCAAGGTAAAAGAAAAATCGGCAGAAGTCACACACCAACGAGACAATAATTATGTGCCGCCGCAAGAATTTCAATCAAAAAAGCCGAAAAAACCAAATCAAACTTTCTTTGTAGCTAAAAATAATAAACCTGCTAAATATACAAAAGATTCAAATTTATTATCATATTTAATTTACAGAATCGGCAAAGATGATGCTTCAGGGTTAGCAGCACAACTTTCTTATTATTTTATGTTGTCATTATTCCCAATGCTATTATTCTTAATGTCATTATTGCCACTATTTAAAATAGACCGTGATAAAATTGTAAATATGATTGCGAATAATGCTCCTGCTTCAACTGCCGATTTATTAACAGGAATAATCGGCGATATCATGAAAAATGCAAGCGGCAGTATTTTATCAGTCGGTTTAATTTTAGCATTATGGTCCGCTTCAAATGGTATGACTGCATTAATGAATGCATTTAATGTGGCCTATGACGTAGAAGATGGACGCAACCCTATTGTCCTCAAATTAATCAGCGTGTTATTTACAGTGATTATGGGTGCTGTATTTATCGCTGCGATGATTTTCCCAGTATTCGGACAACAAATCGGTCATTTATTATTTGGGCCGCTCGGGTTAGATAGTCAGATAAAATGGATTTTTAACATTCTCAGTTATGCATTGCCATTTGTAGTCATTTTCCTTTTATTTGTAACGCTATATACACTAGCGCCAAACATTAAAATTAAAATGAAATCTGTAATTCCAGGTGCTCTATTTGCATCAATTGTTTGGATTTTAGGAACTGCTGCATTCGGGCTTTATGTCAGTAACTTTGCGAACTATTCTAAAACATATGGTAGTATCGGTGGTATTATCGTATTAATGTTATGGTTATACATCACTGGTTTTATCATTATTGTAGGTGCTGAAATTAACGCTATCATTAATCAACGTCGTACATTAAAACATGCAGATTCATTAGAAGAACGCGAATTCAATATGTCAGAACTTCAAAATCCGCATGACGATCGTTCTTAA
- the map gene encoding type I methionyl aminopeptidase: MIVKTEEELQGLKEIGYICALVRDKMQAATKPGVTTKELDDIAKELFEEHGALSAPIHDENFPGQTCISVNEEVAHGIPGKRKIREGDLVNIDVSALKNGLYADTGISFVVGEPSDPMKEKVCEVAEEAFENAMKKVKPGSKLSQIGKAVHATARKNDLKVIRNLTGHGVGSSLHEAPSYVLNYYDPKEKTLLKEGLVLAVEPFISSNATFVTEGKNEWAFETSDKSYVAQIEHTVIVTKDGPLLTTKIDYDKES, translated from the coding sequence ATGATTGTAAAAACAGAAGAAGAGTTACAAGGATTGAAAGAAATCGGATATATCTGTGCGTTAGTCAGAGATAAAATGCAAGCAGCAACTAAACCAGGTGTAACGACTAAAGAGTTAGATGACATCGCAAAAGAATTATTTGAAGAACATGGAGCGTTGTCAGCGCCAATTCATGATGAGAATTTCCCTGGCCAAACATGTATCAGTGTGAATGAAGAAGTCGCACACGGTATCCCAGGTAAACGAAAAATCCGCGAAGGCGATTTAGTAAATATTGATGTTTCAGCATTGAAAAATGGTTTATATGCAGATACAGGAATTTCATTTGTAGTAGGTGAACCTTCTGATCCAATGAAAGAAAAAGTATGTGAAGTAGCTGAAGAAGCATTTGAAAACGCAATGAAAAAAGTGAAACCAGGCAGTAAATTAAGCCAAATCGGTAAAGCAGTTCATGCGACTGCACGCAAAAATGACTTGAAAGTGATTCGTAATTTAACAGGTCATGGCGTCGGCAGTTCATTACACGAAGCGCCTAGTTATGTATTGAATTATTATGACCCTAAAGAGAAAACTTTACTAAAAGAAGGACTTGTATTAGCAGTAGAACCATTTATTTCATCAAATGCTACGTTTGTGACTGAAGGTAAAAATGAATGGGCTTTTGAAACAAGCGATAAAAGTTATGTAGCACAAATAGAACATACTGTTATCGTTACGAAAGATGGTCCTTTACTTACAACTAAAATTGACTATGATAAAGAATCATAA
- a CDS encoding response regulator transcription factor, whose product MTIKVLFVDDHEMVRIGISSYLSTQPDIEVVGEGKSGKEAIEKAHELHPDLILMDLLMEDMDGVEATQQIKKDLPDIKVLMLTSYIEDNEVYRALDAGVDSYILKTTSASDIAEAIRKTQHNESVFEAEVLVKMRNRMNQRAELYEMLTEREMEILLLIAKGYSNQEIASASHITIKTVKTHVSNILSKLEVQDRTQAVIYAFQHDLIQ is encoded by the coding sequence ATGACGATTAAAGTGCTATTTGTTGATGACCATGAAATGGTGCGTATCGGCATTTCAAGTTATTTATCGACACAACCAGATATTGAAGTGGTAGGGGAAGGAAAGTCTGGAAAAGAAGCTATTGAAAAAGCACATGAACTGCATCCTGATTTAATATTAATGGATTTATTGATGGAAGATATGGATGGTGTTGAAGCTACACAGCAAATCAAAAAAGATTTGCCAGATATTAAAGTGTTGATGTTAACAAGTTATATTGAAGATAATGAAGTTTATCGTGCACTAGATGCAGGGGTAGACAGTTATATCCTCAAAACAACAAGTGCAAGTGACATTGCAGAGGCAATTAGAAAAACACAACATAATGAATCTGTATTTGAAGCAGAAGTACTTGTTAAAATGCGTAATCGCATGAACCAACGTGCTGAATTATATGAAATGCTCACTGAAAGAGAGATGGAAATCCTGTTATTAATTGCAAAAGGGTATTCCAATCAAGAAATTGCAAGTGCTTCTCATATTACAATTAAGACAGTAAAAACGCATGTTAGTAATATTTTAAGTAAATTAGAAGTGCAAGATAGAACACAAGCAGTTATTTACGCTTTCCAACATGATTTAATCCAATAA
- a CDS encoding sensor histidine kinase, translating to MNHYIRAIGSMLILIYSILAIFFFIDKVFVNIVFFQGMFYTQIFGIPVFLFLNIIVILMCIIVGSVLAYKVNQQNHWIKDQIEHSIEGEVVGINDQNIELYQETLDIYHMLVPLNQELHRLRIKTQDLTNETYNLNDTKVKKIIEDERQRLARELHDSVSQQLFAASMMLSAIKETKLEPPLDQQIPTLEKMVQDSQLEMRALLLHLRPLGLKDRSLGEGIKDLVVDLQKKVPMKVVYDIEDFEVPKGIEDHLFRITQEGISNTLRHAEGTKLTIDLYNKDDYLLLRIQDDGKGFDVDEKMEKSYGLKNMRERALEIGATLHIVSLPGAGTRIEVKAPLNKEEFDDD from the coding sequence ATGAACCATTATATAAGAGCGATAGGTTCAATGTTAATATTGATTTACAGCATTTTAGCTATTTTCTTTTTCATCGATAAAGTCTTTGTAAATATTGTCTTTTTTCAAGGAATGTTCTATACACAAATTTTCGGAATTCCAGTTTTTTTGTTTTTAAATATCATTGTAATATTGATGTGTATTATCGTAGGTTCTGTATTAGCGTATAAAGTGAACCAGCAAAATCATTGGATTAAAGACCAAATTGAACATTCTATTGAAGGTGAAGTCGTAGGTATTAATGATCAAAATATCGAACTTTATCAAGAGACGTTAGATATCTATCATATGTTGGTACCTTTAAATCAAGAATTGCACCGCTTACGTATTAAAACACAAGATTTAACGAATGAAACTTATAATTTAAATGATACAAAAGTAAAAAAAATTATAGAAGATGAACGTCAACGTTTAGCAAGAGAACTGCATGACTCGGTGAGCCAGCAATTATTTGCTGCAAGTATGATGTTGTCTGCTATAAAGGAAACTAAGTTAGAACCGCCTTTAGATCAACAAATTCCAACACTTGAAAAGATGGTACAAGATTCACAACTTGAAATGCGTGCTTTATTGCTTCATTTACGTCCATTAGGCTTAAAGGACCGTTCATTAGGTGAAGGTATTAAAGACTTGGTTGTAGACTTGCAGAAAAAAGTTCCGATGAAGGTAGTTTATGATATCGAAGATTTTGAAGTGCCAAAAGGGATAGAAGATCATTTATTCCGAATAACACAAGAAGGTATATCAAACACTTTGCGACATGCCGAAGGTACTAAATTGACGATAGATTTATATAATAAAGACGATTATTTACTATTACGTATTCAAGATGATGGTAAAGGTTTTGATGTAGATGAAAAAATGGAAAAAAGTTATGGATTAAAAAATATGCGAGAACGCGCATTAGAAATCGGAGCAACACTGCATATTGTATCATTGCCTGGTGCAGGGACAAGAATTGAAGTGAAAGCGCCGTTGAACAAGGAGGAATTCGATGACGATTAA